CCGACGCCGACGATCACGTTCGACGATTTTCAGAAGGTCGACATTCGCGTCGGCCGAATCACCGCTGCCGAGCCATTTCCGCAGGCTCGCAAACCGGCATTCAAGCTCACCATCGATTTCGGGCCCGAGATCGGCACCAAGCGCTCGTCCGCGCAGATCACCGTGAACCACACGATGGAAGAGCTCGTCGGATCCCTGGTGCTCGCGGTGGTCAATTTCCCCCCGCGCCAGATCGGACCCTTCATGTCGGAGGTTCTCACGCTCGGCGTGCCCGATGCGAACGGCGACGTGATGCTCATCCGCCCCGACCGCGACGTGCCGGTTGGGGGAAGGCTGTATTGAGAGGCGTCATCCCGGGCTCCGCTGCGCGGAGCCCGGGATGATCGTCGGTAAGCAGCATCGGACGCGAAATCGAACCCACATCCGATGCTGTCAGTCTATGGTCTTGAGCATCCTTTCACGCAAAACCGGTATCCACTTCCCGCGTTCGATGCTCTATGCCGGGAGCCGCACCGTCGCGCGCAGGCCCCCGAGCGGACTGTCGCCCAGGCTGATGTCGCCGCCGTGAGTGCGCGCGATGTCGCGCGCGATG
This window of the Microvirga sp. TS319 genome carries:
- a CDS encoding tRNA-binding protein: MEQAQSPTPTITFDDFQKVDIRVGRITAAEPFPQARKPAFKLTIDFGPEIGTKRSSAQITVNHTMEELVGSLVLAVVNFPPRQIGPFMSEVLTLGVPDANGDVMLIRPDRDVPVGGRLY